The bacterium sequence TGGGTCCAGTTCTTCTGTTCTATGAAGCAGTTGTCGTTTTTTCTTCTAGGCCGAGAGAGGGAGAATCTAATTCTCTCTTTCTCACAGTATCTCAGATGATTTAATTTGTTCCCTTGACAACCTATAACCTATTTTATAAAATCCTTAAGAGTTTGGTAGCTTGCTAATGCTTTCTCTAGTCTACGATTTATCACTTCCCAGTTTAAATTTTTAAAGAAATTGTCGATATAGGGGGCTCGCTTTGGTCCTTGATCCACATAGTAAGCGTGCTCATAAACATCCAAAACTATAATGGGAATAGAACCGATAAACCCATAGAGGTTGTGGGCATCTAACCCATTTACCATTAGATGTCCAGTGAAGATATCTAACGATAATACTGCCCAGCCTCTTAAAGCAATACCGGTAGCCTTAAAAATAGCCCAAAGGTTTTCTTCGGAACCAAACTTTTTCCATACCATTTCTTTAAATGAGGAAGAAGGTTCTCCCTTTTTCCCTAAATTCTCAAAGTAGAGTTCATGGAGGATAATACCCATGTAGTTAAATGATTCCTCTACCTTTAAGCTTCGAAACTCTGAGTAATTCTGATTGGCACCTGCAAGATCGGCTTTGCCCAAACGTTCCTGTATTTCATTGTACTTAGTGACATAGCCCTTGTAGTGAGTATCAAAATGGAAATCTAACTGTTTATCTGAGATACCCTCTAAGCCTTTAGGTTTTAGATGATCTCTACTATTAAGTTTACTAGGCATGTTAACCTCCCTTTTTGTTTTTAAATCCGAAATCTGTTCCGATTT is a genomic window containing:
- a CDS encoding superoxide dismutase — its product is MPSKLNSRDHLKPKGLEGISDKQLDFHFDTHYKGYVTKYNEIQERLGKADLAGANQNYSEFRSLKVEESFNYMGIILHELYFENLGKKGEPSSSFKEMVWKKFGSEENLWAIFKATGIALRGWAVLSLDIFTGHLMVNGLDAHNLYGFIGSIPIIVLDVYEHAYYVDQGPKRAPYIDNFFKNLNWEVINRRLEKALASYQTLKDFIK